Proteins from one Leptidea sinapis chromosome 44, ilLepSina1.1, whole genome shotgun sequence genomic window:
- the LOC126977342 gene encoding uncharacterized protein LOC126977342, with translation MADKKIKLNITQMIQNLTKIEKLLTNSKKCATDKRTRGFLDSRMEILQDYWSSYSKSFETLSVSIDAETLQTDYNLVLEENFERTEEYYLELITWLKDKLYELKEEKYEGLNSETSLEVSKMRPKLPPISIPQFSGDYSQWMSFRDLFRSLIHNDDRLTKIEKHHYLKSSLSGEAEQLLKHYSLTEANYDDAWKKLNERYENKRMIVNNILSRFLSQKALTTESAKGIKDLLDTSSQCLTSLTNLKVDSWNSIVVHILVSKLDIESHKLWEQSLENSTSIPTYEDLISFLEKRFRTMEMVNISQPPQRHTPKTVQQSPRATTAKSFATEVENTCTFCSQNHYICHCKGFASLPVPERQDFVKKNNICFNCLVKGHSVVNCRQSTVCKKCGRRHHTLIHFTSPKDDNAGNTAKERDSPKGNSTAGPKTSCNVSVNLKAETNDDLVILATAVVYVDSKNSGTYALRALVDQGSQGSFISEGAAQLLKLNRIPVNGKISGISNSSVVTTKSMVSLTVHSTKDNASTFKVNAYVLRKLTSLLPSREFPQDTWPLSMQLDLADPNFHKPGSIDILLGADVHAYILLEGLHKSNSLIALNSRLGWLISGRVSQTDSVAYEHNMVVMQTKVETDQLLRRFWEIEENLPHKKPMTDLEIQCEEHFKNTHTRNDVGRYIVRLPFKEDPPTNLGDAKPLAISRLQQMEKRFTRKPEFKEEYHTFLKQYESQGHMMMVPEKETETQKVYYLPHHAVLRSTSLSTKLRVVFDGSAAPEKGKSLNDELLIGCSLQQDIRDLITRWRQHKICLVADIRQMYRRILVNNDDVDYQRIVWRESPTQPIKEYRLLTVTYGTSCAPFLAIRTLHQLAEDEKNDFPTEAEILKNDVYMDDLMTGASTVGDVVKLQKGLTELLARGGFPLHKWSSNSKVVLSQIPNVDKDSESAINIKVEDTIKTLGITWNSDADNFELNVNLNYCSTNSITKRYVLSTIAKSFDPLGWLTPAIIILKIFMQKLWLAGLDWDEELPTDLKVEWNTYLDRFTHTENIQFPRWFGVSDDTTKRELHGFSDASCTAYAAVVYLRVLGNEGEVKVYLVIAKSKVAPVKQISVPRLELCGAVLLAKLIQHVKTILNIPDDDVFTWTDSTIVLAWLRKTPNTWTTFVANRTSEILTLTNSNQWHHVCSANNPADLASRGTFPNDLQQSNLWWSGPQFLHDTDGFELSPVDIPSTDLEMKATTKILCNVNFIEKDDAISYLKRFSTLSKLIRMQKNL, from the exons ATGGCGGATAAAAAGATCAAACTAAATATCACACAGATGATTCAGAACTtaactaaaattgaaaaattactcACAAATTCTAAAAAATGCGCTACTGATAAACGAACAAGAGGTTTTTTGGATTCACGGATGGAgattttacaagattattggTCTAGTTATTCCAAGTCTTTTGAGACTCTTTCTGTATCGATAGATGCTGAAACGTTACAAACAGACTACAATCTTGTCTTAGAGGAAAACTTTGAACGCACTGAAGAATATTACCTGGAGCTAATAACATGGCTTAAAGATAAATTGTATGAGCTAAAAGAGGAGAAATATGAAGGTTTAAACTCTGAGACTTCGTTGGAAGTTTCAAAGATGAGACCAAAACTTCCACCAATCTCCATACCACAATTTTCTGGCGATTACAGTCAGTGGATGAGTTTTAGAGATTTGTTTCGCTCTCTAATACATAATGATGATCGTTTGACTAAAATTGAGAAACATCATTATCTGAAGTCAAGTTTATCTGGAGAAGCTGAACAACTACTAAAACATTACTCACTAACGGAAGCTAACTATGATGACGCCTGGAAAAAATTAAATGAGagatatgaaaataagagaatgatagtCAACAATATCCTCAGTCGTTTCTTAAGTCAAAAGGCATTGACAACTGAATCTGCAAAGGGTATAAAAGATCTTCTAGACACCTCTAGCCAATGTCTCACTTCCTTAACAAATTTGAAGGTCGATTCCTGGAATTCTATAGTCGTGCACATCCTTGTCTCAAAGTTGGACATTGAATCTCACAAGCTTTGGGAACAATCATTAGAAAATTCCACAAGCATTCCTACCTATGAGGACCTTATAAGTTTTCTAGAGAAACGTTTCCGAACTATGGAAATGGTCAACATTTCACAACCTCCACAACGACATACTCCAAAAACTGTTCAACAATCACCGAGAGCAACAACTGCCAAAAGTTTTGCTACTGAAGTTGAAAACACTTGTACTTTTTGCTCACAGAACCACTATATTTGCCACTGCAAAGGTTTTGCCTCACTCCCCGTTCCTGAACGTCAAGATTTTGTTAAGAAAAACAACATATGCTTTAACTGCCTCGTGAAAGGTCACTCAGTAGTCAACTGTAGACAAAGCACAGTCTGCAAAAAGTGTGGTCGTCGTCATCATACGTTAATTCACTTCACCTCTCCTAAGGATGACAACGCTGGTAATACTGCTAAAGAGAGAGATAGCCCAAAAGGAAATAGCACTGCTGGACCCAAGACTTCTTGCAACGTCAGTGTGAACCTGAAAGCTGAAACAAATGATGATCTGGTTATTTTAGCTACTGCTGTAGTTTATGTAGATTCAAAGAACAGTGGTACTTACGCATTGAGAGCTCTTGTTGATCAGGGTTCACAGGGTTCTTTCATTTCCGAAGGAGCTGCGCAGTTGTTAAAGCTTAATCGTATTCCAGTTAATGGCAAAATCTCTGGAATATCTAATTCATCGGTGGTAACTACAAAGTCCATGGTCTCACTTACAGTCCACTCCACAAAAGATAATGCATCCACTTTCAAAGTCAATGCATATGTTTTAAGAAAACTCACATCATTGTTGCCTTCACGAGAATTTCCACAAGATACCTGGCCTTTATCTATGCAGTTGGATCTGGCTGATCCAAACTTTCACAAGCCAGGGTCTATTGATATCTTGCTCGGTGCTGACGTGCATGCTTACATACTTCTGGAAGGCTTACACAAGTCAAATTCTCTTATTGCACTCAACTCTCGCCTTGGTTGGTTAATATCAGGCAGAGTTTCACAAACTGATTCAGTAGCGTATGAACACAATATGGTCGTTATGCAAACGAAGGTTGAGACAGATCAGTTACTCAGACGATTCTGGGAGATAGAAGAGAATTTACCACACAAGAAACCAATGACCGATTTAGAAATACAATGTGAAGAACACTTCAAAAACACTCACACTCGCAATGACGTCGGTCGTTACATAGTACGCTTACCATTCAAAGAAGATCCACCCACAAACCTTGGTGATGCTAAACCTCTTGCTATCAGCCGCTTACAACAGATGGAGAAACGTTTTACACGCAAGCCTGAATTCAAGGAAGAATATCACACATTTTTGAAGCAGTATGAATCACAAGGTCATATGATGATGGTACCTGAAAAGGAAACAGAAACACAGAAAGTATATTACTTACCTCATCACGCTGTTCTTAGGTCGACGAGTCTAAGCACGAAGCTACGTGTAGTTTTCGACGGAAGTGCTGCACCTGAAAAAGGAAAATCATTAAACGATGAACTTCTAATTGGTTGTTCTCTTCAACAAGATATTAGAGATTTAATAACTAGATGGAGACAACACAAAATTTGCTTAGTTGCAGATATTCGTCAGATGTATCGTCGGATTCTCGTAAATAATGATGACGTTGACTACCAGAGAATCGTATGGCGAGAATCTCCAACACAACCTATAAAAGAATATAGACTACTTACCGTTACGTATGGTACATCTTGTGCTCCATTTTTAGCCATTCGTACACTTCATCAACTGGCTGAAGATGAAAAGAATGATTTCCCCACTGAAGCTGAAATCCTGAAAAACGACGTATACATGGATGATTTGATGACGGGCGCATCCACAGTAGGAGACGTTGTGAAGTTACAAAAGGGCCTGACGGAGCTGTTGGCTCGTGGCGGATTCCCTTTACATAAGTGGTCATCAAACAGTAAAGTGGTGCTATCACAAATCCCAAATGTTGACAAAGACTCTGAAAGTGCCATAAATATTAAAGTTGAAGATACGATCAAAACATTAGGTATTACTTGGAACTCTGACGCAGATAATTTTGaacttaatgtaaatttaaattattgttctacTAATTCAATTACCAAAAGATATGTATTGTCAACAATTGCAAAATCTTTCGATCCACTAGGTTGGCTAACACCTGCAATTATCATACTTAAAATATTCATGCAAAAGCTGTGGTTAGCTGGCTTAGACTGGGATGAAGAATTACCTACTGATCTTAAAGTAGAATGGAATACTTACCTCGATCGTTTCACGCATACCGAAAACATTCAGTTCCCACGATGGTTTGGAGTTTCAGATGACACCACTAAGCGGGAGCTGCATGGATTTAGCGATGCTTCGTGTACTGCTTATGCTGCAGTAGTGTACCTTAGAGTTTTAGGGAATGAGGGTGAAGTAAAAGTTTACCTTGTTATTGCAAAATCTAAAGTTGCCCCAGTAAAACAAATTTCTGTTCCACGTCTTGAACTCTGTGGTGCAGTGCTATTGGCAAAATTGATCCAACatgttaaaactattttaaatatacccGACGATGATGTATTCACCTGGACGGACTCTACCATCGTTTTGGCATGGCTGCGTAAGACACCAAACACATGGACTACATTTGTTGCGAATCGTACATCAGAAATTTTGACTCTCACTAATAGTAATCAATGGCACCATGTTTGTTCTGCGAACAATCCCGCTGATTTAGCATCGCGTGGAACCTTCCCAAATGATCTGCAGCAGTCAAATCTATGGTGGAGTGGTCCTCAATTTTTACATGACACGGATGGATTTGAACTTTCCCCCGTTGATATTCCCTCGACAGATTTAGAAATGAAAGCTACTACcaaaatattgtgtaatgttaattttatcgAAAAGGATGATGCAATTTCTTATCTAAAACGATTCTCAACACTGTCAAAATTAATTCGG ATGCAAAAGAACCTGTAA